From a single Sphaeramia orbicularis chromosome 4, fSphaOr1.1, whole genome shotgun sequence genomic region:
- the smx5 gene encoding smx5 produces MLFYSFFKSLVGKDVVVELKNDLSICGTLHSVDQYLNIKLTDISVTDPEKYPHMLSVKNCFIRGSVVRYVQLPADEVDTQLLQDAARKEAMQQKQ; encoded by the exons ATG CTTTTCTACTCGTTCTTCAAGTCGCTGGTGGGAAAGGATGTGGTGGTGGAGCTCAAAAACGACCTGAG CATCTGTGGGACACTTCATTCTGTTGATCAG TACCTGAACATCAAGCTCACAGACATCAGTGTTACAGATCCAGAGAAATATCCACACATG TTGTCTGTGAAAAACTGTTTCATCCGTGGATCTGTGGTCCGGTACGTTCAGCTGCCTGCAGATGAAGTGGACACTCAGCTGCTGCAAGATGCTGCACGAAAAGAAGCAATGCAGCAGAAGCAGTGA
- the bcl6aa gene encoding BCL6A transcription repressor a isoform X1: MPHSFQQKKAQQMLLLCQGINGVRKEGESVVWNHHRQSFQELDKMACAADSCIQFTRHASDVLLNLNRLRSRDILTDVTILVNRQQFRAHKTVLMACSGLFYTIFTDSHKCNLNAISLDPKVDPEGFAILLEFMYTSRLTLKESLIMAIMNTAIYLQMDHVVDTCHRFIKSSDPSVKLPRDEFLVSPLVLPQDVHAYRPHDVVDSLHSRVAPFRDGRPYGSHMFNGVSTPSNYHLYGQFPMPGFTFPLCKLPDAKNAFADLSKSGIHHKHCSPHDSTNSIRAEYTRAVGASSSSIIHSTTYASREIGRDDDMRKESHEGVSQSIGLGRKRAFPVLTLEHQKDLGKEHTPQAEEDLIHQHYPLGISSAGRKSLMSSPQSPLKSDCQPNSPTESSSSKNAGLSQVAGVQAQQGTPSDPKARNWKKYKFIVLNQSAKEDEVGLRDPGLRSPQRLGLQPYLHPSDSENMDPQTTSKSSEHSEDLPVPQASRLNNIINSALEGSLRNGEGHPPHYLSRLNCSSCGSQSPGHSEVCPNNSGSRLAEEMAELHSEYSDSSCENGTFFCNECDSKFTEDEALKQHMLQVHSDKPYKCDRCQAAFRYKGNLASHKTVHTGEKPYRCNICGAQFNRPANLKTHTRIHSGEKPYKCETCGARFVQVAHLRAHVLIHTGEKPYPCEICGTRFRHLQTLKSHLRIHTGEKPYHCEKCNLHFRHKSQLRLHLRQKHGAITNTKIQYRMSTADVPTDLTKAC, encoded by the exons ATGCCTCACTCCTTCCAGCAGAAAAAAG CTCAGCAGATGCTGCTTCTGTGTCAAGGCATAAACGGGGTGAGAAAAGAAGGGGAATCCGTGGTTTGGAATCACCACAGACAAAGTTTCCAAG AACTTGACAAAATGGCCTGCGCAGCAGACAGCTGCATACAGTTCACACGGCATGCAAGTGATGTTCTGCTCAACCTGAATCGGCTGCGCAGCAGAGATATTCTCACAGATGTCACTATCTTGGTTAATAGACAGCAGTTTCGTGCTCACAAGACTGTTCTCATGGCTTGCAG TGGGCTGTTTTACACCATCTTTACTGACTCCCACAAGTGCAACCTTAATGCCATCAGTTTGGACCCAAAGGTGGACCCAGAGGGCTTTGCTATTCTACTGGAGTTTATGTACACGTCTCGTCTCACGCTAAAGGAGAGTCTCATCATGGCGATCATGAACACAGCCATCTACCTGCAGATGGACCATGTTGTGGACACATGCCACAGATTCATCAAATCCAG CGATCCATCTGTCAAGCTGCCCAGAGATGAGTTTTTGGTGAGTCCCTTGGTGTTACCTCAGGATGTCCATGCTTACCGGCCACATGATGTTGTTGACAGTTTGCACAGCCGTGTAGCTCCGTTCAGGGATGGGAGGCCCTATGGCTCACACATGTTCAACGGGGTCAGCACCCCCAGCAACTACCATCTCTATGGGCAGTTTCCAATGCCGGGATTCACTTTCCCTCTCTGCAAGCTGCCCGATGCCAAAAACGCTTTTGCTGACCTCTCAAAGAGTGGAATCCACCACAAGCATTGTTCTCCACATGACAGCACGAACAGCATCAGGGCAGAATACACCAGAGCAGTTGGGGCTAGCTCCTCCAGTATTATTCACTCCACCACCTATGCATCCAGGGAGATAGGGAGAGACGATGACATGAGGAAGGAAAGCCACGAGGGGGTCAGCCAGTCTATTGGTCTTGGAAGGAAGCGTGCGTTTCCCGTGCTGACTCTTGAGCATCAGAAAGATTTGGGCAAAGAGCACACTCCTCAGGCAGAGGAAGACCTGATCCATCAGCACTACCCCCTGGGAATCTCCTCTGCAGGGCGCAAAAGcctcatgagcagcccacaaagCCCACTCAAGTCAGACTGCCAGCCCAACTCCCCAACAGAGTCCAGCAGTAGCAAGAACGCCGGTCTCTCCCAAGTGGCTGGAGTACAAGCCCAGCAAGGTACACCCTCGGACCCCAAAGCTCGCAACTGGAAGAAGTACAAGTTCATCGTGCTAAATCAGAGCGCAAAGGAAGATGAGGTGGGGCTGCGGGATCCTGGGCTACGTTCACCTCAGCGCCTTGGCCTGCAACCCTACCTCCACCCCAGTGACTCGGAGAACATGGACCCGCAAACCACAAGCAAGAGCAGTGAACACAGCGAGGACCTACCTGTGCCCCAAGCCAGTCGTCTCAATAACATCATTAACAG TGCACTTGAGGGATCACTGAGGAACGGCGAGGGTCACCCTCCACACTACCTGAGCCGCCTGAACTGCTCCTCCTGTGGATCCCAGTCCCCAGGGCACTCTGAGGTCTGCCCCAACAACTCGGGGTCCCGTCTGGCAGAAGAAATGGCAGAGCTGCACTCAGAATACTCAGACTCCAGCTGTG AAAACGGCACATTCTTCTGCAATGAATGTGACTCCAAGTTCACTGAAGATGAAGCGCTGAAACAACACATGCTTCAAGTGCACAGCGACAAGCCATACAAGTGTGACCGCTGCCAGGCTGCGTTCCGCTACAAGGGCAACCTCGCCAGCCACAAGACCGTCCACACAG gagAGAAGCCGTATCGCTGTAATATCTGTGGTGCTCAGTTTAACAGACCAGCTAACCTCAAGACTCACACTCGCATCCACTCAGGAGAGAAGCCATACAAATGTGAGACATGCGGAGCTCGTTTTGTACAG GTTGCTCATCTGCGTGCCCACGTGTTGATCCACACGGGTGAGAAGCCATATCCATGTGAGATCTGTGGAACACGCTTCCGTCACCTGCAGACTTTAAAGAGTCACCTGCGTATACACACAGGAGAGAAGCCCTACCAT tgTGAGAAATGCAACTTGCACTTCCGTCACAAGAGTCAGCTACGGTTGCATCTTCGACAAAAGCACGGGGCCATCACCAACACAAAAATTCAATACCGCATGTCGACAGCAGACGTGCCCACTGACTTGACGAAGGCTTGCTGA
- the bcl6aa gene encoding BCL6A transcription repressor a isoform X2: MQEVSRKALPELDKMACAADSCIQFTRHASDVLLNLNRLRSRDILTDVTILVNRQQFRAHKTVLMACSGLFYTIFTDSHKCNLNAISLDPKVDPEGFAILLEFMYTSRLTLKESLIMAIMNTAIYLQMDHVVDTCHRFIKSSDPSVKLPRDEFLVSPLVLPQDVHAYRPHDVVDSLHSRVAPFRDGRPYGSHMFNGVSTPSNYHLYGQFPMPGFTFPLCKLPDAKNAFADLSKSGIHHKHCSPHDSTNSIRAEYTRAVGASSSSIIHSTTYASREIGRDDDMRKESHEGVSQSIGLGRKRAFPVLTLEHQKDLGKEHTPQAEEDLIHQHYPLGISSAGRKSLMSSPQSPLKSDCQPNSPTESSSSKNAGLSQVAGVQAQQGTPSDPKARNWKKYKFIVLNQSAKEDEVGLRDPGLRSPQRLGLQPYLHPSDSENMDPQTTSKSSEHSEDLPVPQASRLNNIINSALEGSLRNGEGHPPHYLSRLNCSSCGSQSPGHSEVCPNNSGSRLAEEMAELHSEYSDSSCENGTFFCNECDSKFTEDEALKQHMLQVHSDKPYKCDRCQAAFRYKGNLASHKTVHTGEKPYRCNICGAQFNRPANLKTHTRIHSGEKPYKCETCGARFVQVAHLRAHVLIHTGEKPYPCEICGTRFRHLQTLKSHLRIHTGEKPYHCEKCNLHFRHKSQLRLHLRQKHGAITNTKIQYRMSTADVPTDLTKAC, from the exons ATGCAAGAAGTTTCTAGGAAAGCGCTACCAG AACTTGACAAAATGGCCTGCGCAGCAGACAGCTGCATACAGTTCACACGGCATGCAAGTGATGTTCTGCTCAACCTGAATCGGCTGCGCAGCAGAGATATTCTCACAGATGTCACTATCTTGGTTAATAGACAGCAGTTTCGTGCTCACAAGACTGTTCTCATGGCTTGCAG TGGGCTGTTTTACACCATCTTTACTGACTCCCACAAGTGCAACCTTAATGCCATCAGTTTGGACCCAAAGGTGGACCCAGAGGGCTTTGCTATTCTACTGGAGTTTATGTACACGTCTCGTCTCACGCTAAAGGAGAGTCTCATCATGGCGATCATGAACACAGCCATCTACCTGCAGATGGACCATGTTGTGGACACATGCCACAGATTCATCAAATCCAG CGATCCATCTGTCAAGCTGCCCAGAGATGAGTTTTTGGTGAGTCCCTTGGTGTTACCTCAGGATGTCCATGCTTACCGGCCACATGATGTTGTTGACAGTTTGCACAGCCGTGTAGCTCCGTTCAGGGATGGGAGGCCCTATGGCTCACACATGTTCAACGGGGTCAGCACCCCCAGCAACTACCATCTCTATGGGCAGTTTCCAATGCCGGGATTCACTTTCCCTCTCTGCAAGCTGCCCGATGCCAAAAACGCTTTTGCTGACCTCTCAAAGAGTGGAATCCACCACAAGCATTGTTCTCCACATGACAGCACGAACAGCATCAGGGCAGAATACACCAGAGCAGTTGGGGCTAGCTCCTCCAGTATTATTCACTCCACCACCTATGCATCCAGGGAGATAGGGAGAGACGATGACATGAGGAAGGAAAGCCACGAGGGGGTCAGCCAGTCTATTGGTCTTGGAAGGAAGCGTGCGTTTCCCGTGCTGACTCTTGAGCATCAGAAAGATTTGGGCAAAGAGCACACTCCTCAGGCAGAGGAAGACCTGATCCATCAGCACTACCCCCTGGGAATCTCCTCTGCAGGGCGCAAAAGcctcatgagcagcccacaaagCCCACTCAAGTCAGACTGCCAGCCCAACTCCCCAACAGAGTCCAGCAGTAGCAAGAACGCCGGTCTCTCCCAAGTGGCTGGAGTACAAGCCCAGCAAGGTACACCCTCGGACCCCAAAGCTCGCAACTGGAAGAAGTACAAGTTCATCGTGCTAAATCAGAGCGCAAAGGAAGATGAGGTGGGGCTGCGGGATCCTGGGCTACGTTCACCTCAGCGCCTTGGCCTGCAACCCTACCTCCACCCCAGTGACTCGGAGAACATGGACCCGCAAACCACAAGCAAGAGCAGTGAACACAGCGAGGACCTACCTGTGCCCCAAGCCAGTCGTCTCAATAACATCATTAACAG TGCACTTGAGGGATCACTGAGGAACGGCGAGGGTCACCCTCCACACTACCTGAGCCGCCTGAACTGCTCCTCCTGTGGATCCCAGTCCCCAGGGCACTCTGAGGTCTGCCCCAACAACTCGGGGTCCCGTCTGGCAGAAGAAATGGCAGAGCTGCACTCAGAATACTCAGACTCCAGCTGTG AAAACGGCACATTCTTCTGCAATGAATGTGACTCCAAGTTCACTGAAGATGAAGCGCTGAAACAACACATGCTTCAAGTGCACAGCGACAAGCCATACAAGTGTGACCGCTGCCAGGCTGCGTTCCGCTACAAGGGCAACCTCGCCAGCCACAAGACCGTCCACACAG gagAGAAGCCGTATCGCTGTAATATCTGTGGTGCTCAGTTTAACAGACCAGCTAACCTCAAGACTCACACTCGCATCCACTCAGGAGAGAAGCCATACAAATGTGAGACATGCGGAGCTCGTTTTGTACAG GTTGCTCATCTGCGTGCCCACGTGTTGATCCACACGGGTGAGAAGCCATATCCATGTGAGATCTGTGGAACACGCTTCCGTCACCTGCAGACTTTAAAGAGTCACCTGCGTATACACACAGGAGAGAAGCCCTACCAT tgTGAGAAATGCAACTTGCACTTCCGTCACAAGAGTCAGCTACGGTTGCATCTTCGACAAAAGCACGGGGCCATCACCAACACAAAAATTCAATACCGCATGTCGACAGCAGACGTGCCCACTGACTTGACGAAGGCTTGCTGA